One Manduca sexta isolate Smith_Timp_Sample1 chromosome 28, JHU_Msex_v1.0, whole genome shotgun sequence DNA window includes the following coding sequences:
- the LOC115448997 gene encoding multidrug resistance-associated protein 4: protein MDSKVVLKEKNPQENANIFSKIFLAWSFKLFGKGYKHGISLEDLFQPRSKDHSKQLGDRLEEAWERECINAQENGSRPSLSKAIVRTFWLEYMMCGLIVGVLYIVLWPLIPFTLSLFIEYFSGEKTPETYKKAHIYNFLLNFLSIGTSLMVNHLNLSQGRIGMRVRIACCSLLYRKVLKLNRTGLNKTETGQVINLMSNDVSRFDLVALFLNYLWVMPIVVPVVSYLVWQHVQWAIFAALGVIFLQTVLVQAYLSNLQGVLRGKIAKRTDERVKVMSELISGVQVIKMYAWEKPFEKLVDKLRKLEVNFIMRTSMIKGFSTALMVFTERFILFSCIVAYVVMGGEIRASIAFSLVQYFNLLQLACNIFFPMALSYLAETNVSMRRIEDFLLLDELESIKEKEVYKNAKLNSNLVLNGDMLKEKQVEKDRPTPTGLVLAGVTASWQNDPIVHTLRNITLTAHPGEFIGVAGLVGSGKSSLLQLILGELQPSQGSISLGGSRISYASQEPWLFVATIRQNILFGLPYDKIRYKKVVTACALLRDFEQLPAGDSTLVGERGISLSGGQRARVGLARACYRQADIYLLDDPLSAVDTHVGKQLASECINGLLKNSTRILVTHQLHHLKTADKVIILRNGEIETQGNFELVSRSPLFAELLEEEEQTDEAPGAVLRKRTLSIQSHSSVSTIQDATQAEILDEEENAEVSESGRVSGHVYMKYFKAGGGWFLLSTTVIGIVLAQVVTSLSDLWLTQWMNDVEARYDKGDMPELNETGILSANLTNFNEASEVGNMTTFAPTTAIAPNLTVIGTMMKTAIAMTNVTATELENVNHDYYIYIWAILILSCVVFTTGRSVMFLWVCMRSSINLHNTMFSNILAATMRFFDTNPSGRILNRFSKDMGIVDEILPRMYLDSIQVCMVMMGILVMVAIVSPYMLLTTAGCGIVMYIWTLVYLSTAQAIKRVEGVSRSPVFSHVSASMAGLPTVRSCNAEAMLRDQFDDKQDVHTAAWYLMLITNTAFSIWLSLVSAFYVVVVAYTFLLKDDGSTKSGNVGLAISQGLILVNMVQYGIKQATEVVSQMTSVERLVQFTSLPLENTAGPAPPKSWPQRARLVFKDLYLRYDADAEPVLKGLNIVVESGWKVGVVGRTGAGKSSLISALFRLAPIEGNIYIDDVETGDIALKELRAKISIIPQEPVLFSASLRYNMDPFDKYSDAEIWKALEEVELKNSVTSLSASVASGGSNFSAGQRQLLCLGRAALARNKLLVLDEATANVDPNTDALIQKSIRKHFTDCTVITVAHRLHTVADSDRVVVMEAGTIVECGHPHELLQNPEGHFTKMVQQLGPAPEQSLRDIASNAYAQHIKYVDAE, encoded by the exons aTGGAGCTTTAAGCTGTTCGGTAAAGGTTACAAACATGGCATATCCTTGGAAGATCTATTTCAACCACGTAGCAAAGATCACTCTAAACAGTTAGGCGATCGCTTGGAAGAAGCTTGGGAACGGGAATGCATTAATGCACAAGAAAATGGCAGTAGGCCGTCGTTGTCTAAAGCTATCGTTCGGACATTCTGGCTCGAATATATGATGTGTGGTTTAATTGTCGGGGTTCTGTATATTGTATtatg gCCATTGATCCCGTTCACCTTATCCTTATTTATAGAATACTTTTCTGGCGAAAAAACACCAGAGACCTACAAAAAAGCgcatatttataactttttattaaattttttgagcATTGGGACATCCTTGATGGTCAACCACTTGAATCTTAGCCAGGGACGCATAGGGATGCGAGTCAGAATAGCCTGTTGCTCATTGTTGTATAGAAAG gtattgaaattaaatagaaCTGGCTTGAACAAAACGGAAACAGGGCAAGTAATTAATTTGATGTCCAATGATGTTAGCCGCTTCGATTTGGTGGCATTATTTCTGAATTATTTGTGGGTGATGCCCATCGTAGTGCCGGTAGTGTCTTATCTCGTGTGGCAGCATGTACAATGGGCGATATTTGCCGCGCTCGGTGTCATATTTCTGCAAACAGTATTGGTGCAAG CATATCTGAGCAACCTTCAGGGAGTCTTGCGAGGTAAAATAGCAAAGCGTACCGATGAAAGAGTTAAAGTTATGAGCGAGCTAATAAGCGGCGTTCAGGTTATTAAGATGTACGCGTGGGAAAAACCCTTTGAGAAACTCGTTGACAAGTTAAGGAA GCTTGAAGTGAACTTCATTATGCGAACATCGATGATCAAAGGATTTTCTACTGCACTGATGGTTTTTACCGAGAGATTTATATTGTTCTCTTGTATCGTTGCGTACGTTGTGATGGGAGGTGAAATTCGTGCCAGCATTGCCTTCTCATTGGTGCAATATTTCAATCTCCTACAGCTCGCTTGCAACATCTTCTTTCCGATGGCACTTTCATACCTCGCTGAAACTAACGTTTCAATGAGACGTATAGAg GATTTCCTCCTGCTAGATGAACTAGAGAGTATAAAAGAGAAAGAAGTGtataaaaatgcaaaacttAATTCGAATTTAGTACTTAACGGTGATATGCTTAAAGAGAAACAAGTAGAAAAAGACCGCCCGACCCCTACTGGACTCGTTTTAGCGGGAGTCACAGCTAGCTGGCAAAATGATCCAATCGTACACACTTTGAGAAATATAACATTGACGGCTCATCCTGGTGAATTTATTGGTGTTGCCGGACTTGTGGGATCCGGCAag TCTTCGTTGCTACAACTTATACTGGGAGAGCTACAACCGTCTCAAGGAAGTATATCTTTAGGCGGTTCACGAATATCTTACGCGAGTCAAGAGCCGTGGCTATTTGTGGCTACAATAAGACAGAACATATTATTTGGTTTACCTTACGACAAGATCCGTTATAAGAAG gtgGTTACGGCGTGCGCTCTACTCCGCGATTTCGAACAGCTCCCAGCCGGCGACTCTACGTTGGTCGGTGAACGGGGAATAAGTCTCAGTGGTGGGCAGAGAGCGCGCGTTGGTTTAGCGCGTGCGTGTTATAGACAA gCGGACATCTACCTCCTAGACGACCCGCTGTCGGCTGTAGACACACATGTCGGCAAACAACTGGCGTCAGAGTGTATCAATGGGTTATTAAAGAACTCTACCCGCATTTTAGTCACTCATCAGCTGCACCACTTAAAAACTGCCGACAAAGTCATCATATTAAGAAAT GGCGAAATCGAAACACAAGGGAACTTCGAGCTTGTTTCCCGCTCTCCCCTATTCGCGGAGCTGTTGGAAGAAGAGGAGCAAACCGACGAAGCTCCGGGCGCAGTACTCCGCAAAAGAACCTTGTCCATCCAG TCACACTCAAGTGTCAGCACCATACAAGATGCTACTCAGGCAGAAATATTGGATGAAGAAGAAAACGCTGAAGTCTCTGAGTCTG GTCGAGTGTCGGGCCACGTGTACATGAAATACTTCAAGGCCGGAGGCGGATGGTTCCTCCTCTCGACGACTGTCATCGGCATTGTGTTGGCGCAAGTGGTCACGTCACTCAGCGACCTTTGGCTAACGCAAtg GATGAATGACGTAGAAGCCCGATATGATAAAGGCGATATGCCAGAGCTTAACGAAACGGGAATTTTATCGGCAAACTTAACCAACTTCAACGAGGCAAGTGAGGTAGGGAACATGACGACATTCGCTCCCACCACGGCCATCGCTCCGAACCTCACCGTCATCGGGACTATGATGAAAACGGCGATCGCGATGACCAATGTCACCGCTACAGAGCTTGAAAATGTTAACCACGActactatatttatatctgGGCTATTCTTATCCTCAGCTGTGTTGTCTTTACTACGGGCAG atctGTAATGTTCCTGTGGGTGTGCATGAGAAGTTCTATCAACCTGCACAACACAATGTTTAGCAACATCCTGGCAGCCACGATGCGTTTCTTCGACACCAACCCCTCCGGCCGAATTCTCAACAGATTCTCCAAAGACATGGGCATTGTTGATGAAATATTACCCAGAATGTACTTGGACAGTATACAG GTGTGTATGGTAATGATGGGTATATTGGTGATGGTGGCGATCGTCAGCCCGTACATGTTGCTGACCACGGCCGGCTGCGGCATCGTCATGTACATCTGGACCCTGGTATATCTCAGCACAGCACAGGCTATCAAAag AGTGGAAGGCGTGTCCCGCAGCCCGGTGTTCTCGCACGTGTCTGCGAGCATGGCGGGGCTGCCCACGGTGCGCTCGTGCAACGCCGAGGCCATGCTGCGCGACCAGTTCGACGACAAACAAGATGTCCACACAGCCGCCTG GTACCTAATGCTGATCACGAACACCGCATTCTCGATTTGGCTGAGTCTTGTTTCCGCTTTTTACGTGGTCGTCGTTGCTTACACTTTCCTTCTTAAAGACGATG GATCAACAAAATCGGGAAATGTCGGTTTAGCTATAAGTCAAGGGTTGATTCTCGTGAACATGGTGCAGTACGGCATCAAGCAGGCCACAGAAGTGGTCTCACAGATGACCAGCGTCGAACGACTCGTACAATTCACGTCACTGCCGCTCGAGAATACTGCAGGTCCCGCGCCGCCCAAGAGCTGGCCTCAGCGCGCTAGACTTGTCTTCAAGGACTTGTACTTACGATACGACGCAGACGCAGAACCTGTACTTAAAGGACTCAATATTGTTGTTGAAAGCGGTTGGAAG GTCGGTGTGGTAGGACGAACCGGCGCGGGCAAATCATCTCTCATCTCGGCTCTATTCAGATTAGCTCCGATTGAAGGCAACATCTACATCGATGACGTAGAGACTGGTGACATCGCACTTAAG GAACTCAGAGCAAAGATTTCTATAATTCCGCAAGAACCTGTGCTGTTCTCTGCCAGCTTGCGTTACAATATGGATCCGTTTGATAAGTACTCCGATGCCGAAATTTGGAAAGCGTTAGAAGAG GTTGAACTAAAGAACAGCGTGACGTCGCTGTCGGCGTCCGTGGCGTCGGGCGGGTCGAACTTCAGCGCGGGCCAGCGCCAGCTGCTGTGCCTCGGCCGCGCCGCCCTCGCTCGCAACAAGCTGCTCGTGCTCGACGAGGCCACCGCCAACGTCGACCCCAA CACGGACGCCTTGATCCAGAAGTCTATCCGCAAACACTTCACGGACTGCACGGTGATCACGGTCGCTCATCGGTTGCATACCGTCGCGGACTCTGATCGCGTTGTT GTCATGGAAGCTGGAACAATTGTCGAATGTGGACACCCACACGAATTATTACAAAACCCCGAAGGGCACTTCACCAAGATGGTGCAACAATTGGGCCCTGCGCCTGAGCAAAGCTTACGCGATATTGCCAGTAACGCCTACGCGCAGCACATCAAATATGTCGACGCGGAATGA
- the LOC115449004 gene encoding opsin-1 — MTISMDPGPGLAALQAWGGQVAAYGAANQTVVDKVPPDMMHMIDPHWYQFPPMNPLWHALLGFTIGVLGFVSISGNGMVIYIFMSTKSLKTPSNLLVVNLAFSDFLMMCAMSPAMVVNCYYETWVWGPFACELYACAGSLFGCASIWTMTMIAFDRYNVIVKGIAAKPMTNNGALLRILGIWVFSLAWTLAPFFGWNRYVPEGNMTACGTDYLSKSWVSRSYILIYSVFVYFLPLLLIIYSYFFIVQAVAAHEKAMREQAKKMNVASLRSSEAANTSAECKLAKVALMTISLWFMAWTPYLVINYTGVFESAPISPLATIWGSLFAKANAVYNPIVYGISHPKYQAALYAKFPSLQCQSAPEDAGSVASGTTAVSEEKPAA, encoded by the exons ATGACCATCTCAATGGATCCCGGGCCCGGTTTGGCGGCCCTGCAAGCATGGGGCGGCCAAGTCGCAGCTTACGGCGCTGCAAATCAAACTGTCGTCGACAAAGTGCCTCCAGACATGATGCACATGATCGACCCTCACTG GTATCAATTTCCGCCTATGAACCCACTTTGGCATGCGCTGTTAGGATTTACAATTGGTGTTCTGGGATTTGTTTCGATATCGGGCAACGGCATGGTCATCTACATCTTTATGTCAACTAAG agTCTTAAAACGCCGTCAAATTTGCTTGTGGTCAATCTTGCTTTTTCGGACTTCCTCATGATGTGCGCCATGTCTCCAGCTATGGTAGTTAATTGTTACTATGAAACTTGGGTATGGG GTCCTTTTGCATGCGAATTGTACGCCTGTGCTGGTTCTCTATTTGGATGCGCTTCAATTTGGACAATGACTATGATAGCTTTCGACCGATACAATGTAATCGTTAAAGGTATAGCAGCTAAGCCCATGACCAACAACGGCGCCCTTCTTCGCATACTTGGAATCTGGGTATTTTCACTAGCTTGGACTCTCGCTCCCTTCTTTGGCTGGAACAG ATATGTGCCCGAAGGAAACATGACTGCCTGCGGAACAGATTACTTGTCCAAGAGTTGGGTCAGCCGAAGCTACATCCTTATCTACTCCGTTTTCGTTTACTTCTTGCCGCTTCTTCTTATCATCTATTCTTACTTCTTTATTGTTcag GCCGTAGCTGCTCATGAAAAGGCAATGAGGGAACAGGCTAAGAAAATGAATGTGGCCTCCCTCAGATCTTCAGAAGCGGCAAACACCAGCGCTGAATGCAAACTAGCCAAG GTTGCATTAATGACCATTTCCTTATGGTTCATGGCGTGGACACCATACCTTGTCATCAACTATACCGGAGTGTTTGAAAGCGCACCCATTAGCCCTCTGGCCACTATTTGGGGCTCCCTCTTCGCCAAGGCTAACGCCGTCTACAATCCTATTGTATATGGCATCAG cCATCCTAAATACCAAGCCGCCCTGTACGCCAAGTTTCCATCGCTACAGTGCCAGTCGGCTCCAGAGGACGCCGGCTCGGTTGCTTCTGGCACCACCGCGGTCTCCGAGGAGAAACCTGCAGCGTGA
- the LOC115449000 gene encoding DNA replication complex GINS protein SLD5, whose protein sequence is MESNVHLDLSDEEEEITAETVLKTLQTAWQNERLAPEILPHHNDMVECMLGQIQHMERNINKLAKTDLRASIHKMELNRIKFVICNYLKTRLNKIEKYCIPILNEERLRLETSTNYLTPSEYKYAQDYLLNIENHIKSVILNKVPSNMQALEMNKIAEYPNLQTHVFLKANEMVNGVVLEDLTGEDEEIDLEEGSQHILRYKPIADLVKNGKVQLV, encoded by the exons ATGGAATCAAATGTACATTTAGACTTAAGTGATGAGGAGGAGGAAATAACAGCAGAGACCGTCCTCAAAACATTACAAACTGCATGGCAAAATGAACGTCTAGCTCCTGAAATTCTCCCGCATCATAATGATATGGTCGAATGTATGTTGGGACAAATACAACACATGGagcgaaatataaataaattggccAAAACGGATTTACGTGCTTCGATTCATAAAATGGAACTTAATcggataaaatttgttatttgtaattatcTAAAAACTAGgctaaataaaatagaaaaatattgcaTACCTATATTAAATGAAGAAAGGCTAAGGCTGGAAACTAGTACAAATTACCTAACACCAtcagaatacaaatacgcccaggactatttattaaatattgagaaTCATATTAAGtctgttatattaaataaagtgcCTAGTAACATGCAAGCTCTTGAAATGAACAAGATTGCTGAGTATCCAAATTTGCAGACACATGTATTCTTGAAAGCAAATGAGATGGTTAATGGTGTTGTATTAGAAGATCTTACAGGTGAAGATGAAGAAATAGATTTAGAAG AGGGATCACAACATATTTTGCGGTACAAACCAATAGCGGACCTGGTGAAAAATGGAAAAGTGCAACTcgtttga